One Malaclemys terrapin pileata isolate rMalTer1 chromosome 21, rMalTer1.hap1, whole genome shotgun sequence DNA window includes the following coding sequences:
- the LOC128827148 gene encoding claw keratin-like gives MSCSSLCYPECGVARPSPVSGSCNEPCVRQCPDSEVIIRPSPVVVTIPGPILSNFPQQSEVGAVGAPVVGAGYGGSFGLGGLYGYGGHYGGLNGYGGLGGYGGHYGYGGLSGYGGLCGYGGRYGYGGLSGYGGRYGGLCGYGGGYGGGYGYGGACGSGVSCHRYLSGSCTPC, from the coding sequence ATGTCTTGCTCCAGCCTGTGCTATCCAGAATGCGGGGTGGCCCGACCCAGTCCAGTTTCTGGCAGCTGCAACGAGCCGTGCGTTAGGCAGTGCCCTGACTCTGAAGTCATCATCAGACCATCACCGGTTGTTGTAACCATCCCAGGACCAATTCTCAGCAATTTCCCTCAGCAGAGTGAAGTGGGAGCCGTTGGAGCACCTGTGGTCGGAGCCGGCTACGGGGGCTCATTCGGTTTGGGGGGATTGTACGGCTATGGAGGCCATTACGGAGGATTGAATGGTTATGGGGGATTAGGTGGTTATGGGGGCCATTATGGTTACGGGGGATTGAGTGGTTACGGGGGATTGTGTGGTTACGGGGGCCGTTATGGTTATGGGGGATTGAGTGGTTACGGCGGCCGTTATGGTGGACTGTGTGGTTACGGAGGAGGTTATGGGGGAGGTTACGGTTATGGGGGAGCATGCGGTTCCGGGGTATCTTGCCATAGGTACCTGAGTGGAAGCTGTACACCATGTTAA